Proteins found in one Planctomycetes bacterium MalM25 genomic segment:
- the rnr gene encoding Ribonuclease R, which translates to MQDELRAAVLTYTANPAYRAVKPKVIAERLGLEGDTAALCKKVIKKLVREEELEFGPNHLVLPIDPDHPSRENLAPAAESGGGGEKAERKRSQDGKHVVGTLRRIKSGDAFVRPEGTPPSAERDLDIYVPAKQSHDAASGDVVRVVVSSRPGPRGKPTGRVTDIVERATNVFVGTYDEVAGNAVVDIDGKVFGEPIYVGDPGAKGVNVGDKVVVEMVRFPSQVRDGEGVITKVLGDRGAPGVDTMAVKYEFGLPGDFPEAVLENAREEAAKFDESIPDGRRDLTAEVVVTIDPKTARDFDDAISLKKLENGHWELGVHIADVSHFVQPKTALDNEAYDRATSVYLPDEVIPMLPEVISNNLASLQPDKTRYAMTALLEMTPDATPVHCEVFKSAIKSRRRFTYEEVDEYLQAKGLVDRQSPLPPREGPGEGETGHDQGGGVKGKRDQHRKTADKGASKPSPSPSLEGRGTWLSNLASEVDRLLADMFELAMTLRKRRFERGSLELSMPDVEIDLDEQGRVSGAHVAENTESHQVIEEFMLAANEGVARRLADQGYLFLRRIHGSPDPRKSRALTDFARSLGLPAENLQDRFELQELLDRVKGDPRQHAVNFATLRSMQKAVYSPEDEGHYALASDCYCHFTSPIRRYPDLTVHRLIEALNRHAAGEGPKPVNEAAPLMQTGDHCSEREGRAAQAERELKKVKLLNYLSDKIGTEMEGVITGVEKFGIFVMGKEMPAEGFIHITALGDDYYSFERSAHAIVGRRAGASFRLGDPVRVAVAAVDVDSRELDFRYLGKPKPASGKASKRGKSGGGRKGRPLPAEKKKRPSQGKNRRAREKATAENTSDDAKKPPRKKKKTSKKSGTNAFGKKKPGAKKPGGKPKRKKGL; encoded by the coding sequence ATGCAAGACGAACTCCGCGCCGCGGTCCTCACCTACACCGCCAACCCCGCCTACCGCGCGGTCAAGCCGAAGGTCATCGCCGAGCGGCTCGGGCTGGAGGGGGACACGGCGGCGCTCTGCAAGAAGGTGATCAAGAAGCTCGTCCGCGAGGAGGAGCTCGAGTTCGGGCCGAACCACCTGGTCCTGCCGATCGACCCGGACCACCCCTCGCGTGAGAACTTAGCGCCAGCCGCAGAGTCTGGCGGCGGTGGGGAGAAGGCGGAACGCAAGCGGAGCCAGGACGGCAAGCACGTCGTCGGCACGCTGCGGCGGATCAAGTCGGGCGACGCCTTTGTGCGTCCGGAAGGGACGCCCCCTTCGGCGGAGCGCGACCTTGACATCTACGTGCCCGCCAAGCAGTCGCACGACGCGGCGAGCGGTGACGTGGTGCGCGTGGTCGTGAGCAGCCGCCCCGGCCCACGCGGCAAACCGACGGGGCGCGTGACCGACATCGTCGAGCGGGCGACGAACGTCTTCGTCGGCACCTACGACGAGGTCGCCGGCAACGCCGTGGTCGACATCGACGGCAAGGTCTTCGGCGAGCCGATCTACGTGGGCGACCCCGGCGCGAAAGGGGTGAACGTCGGCGACAAGGTCGTCGTCGAGATGGTCCGTTTCCCGTCGCAGGTGCGCGACGGCGAGGGCGTGATCACCAAGGTGCTGGGCGACCGCGGCGCGCCGGGTGTCGACACCATGGCGGTCAAGTACGAGTTCGGCCTGCCCGGCGATTTCCCCGAGGCGGTCCTCGAGAACGCCCGCGAGGAGGCGGCCAAGTTCGACGAGTCGATCCCCGACGGCCGCCGCGACCTGACGGCCGAGGTGGTCGTCACGATCGACCCGAAGACCGCCCGCGACTTCGACGACGCGATCTCGCTCAAGAAGTTGGAGAACGGCCACTGGGAGCTGGGCGTTCACATCGCCGACGTGTCGCACTTCGTTCAGCCCAAGACCGCGCTGGACAACGAGGCGTACGACCGCGCCACGAGCGTCTACCTGCCGGACGAGGTGATCCCGATGCTGCCGGAGGTCATCAGCAACAACCTGGCGAGCCTCCAGCCGGACAAGACGCGCTACGCGATGACCGCCCTGCTAGAGATGACCCCCGACGCGACGCCGGTCCACTGCGAGGTCTTCAAGAGCGCCATCAAGAGCCGCCGGCGATTCACCTACGAGGAGGTCGACGAGTACCTCCAAGCCAAAGGCTTGGTCGATCGCCAATCTCCCCTCCCTCCTAGGGAGGGGCCGGGGGAGGGTGAAACCGGTCATGACCAAGGCGGTGGCGTCAAAGGGAAGCGTGATCAGCACAGGAAGACGGCAGACAAAGGAGCGTCGAAACCCTCCCCTAGCCCCTCCCTGGAAGGGAGGGGGACATGGCTCTCCAATCTCGCGTCCGAGGTCGATCGCTTGCTCGCCGACATGTTCGAGCTGGCGATGACCCTGCGCAAGCGGCGGTTCGAGCGGGGCTCGCTTGAACTCTCGATGCCCGACGTCGAGATCGACCTCGACGAACAGGGACGCGTCAGCGGCGCGCACGTCGCGGAGAACACCGAGAGCCATCAGGTCATCGAGGAGTTCATGCTCGCCGCGAACGAGGGGGTCGCCCGCCGCCTCGCCGATCAGGGCTACCTCTTCCTCCGCCGCATCCACGGCTCGCCCGACCCACGAAAGTCGCGGGCGCTGACCGACTTTGCGCGTTCGCTGGGCTTGCCGGCAGAGAACCTGCAGGATCGGTTTGAGCTGCAAGAGCTGCTCGACCGCGTGAAGGGCGACCCGCGGCAGCACGCGGTCAACTTCGCGACACTCCGCAGCATGCAGAAGGCGGTCTACAGCCCCGAGGACGAGGGCCACTACGCGCTGGCGAGCGACTGCTACTGCCACTTCACTTCGCCGATCCGCCGCTACCCGGACCTCACAGTCCACCGGCTGATCGAGGCGCTCAACCGGCACGCCGCGGGCGAGGGGCCGAAGCCGGTCAACGAGGCGGCCCCGCTCATGCAGACGGGCGACCACTGCAGCGAGCGCGAGGGCCGCGCCGCGCAGGCGGAACGCGAGCTCAAGAAGGTGAAGCTGCTCAACTACCTGAGCGACAAGATCGGCACGGAGATGGAGGGCGTCATCACCGGCGTCGAGAAGTTTGGCATCTTCGTGATGGGCAAGGAGATGCCCGCCGAGGGCTTCATCCACATCACGGCGCTCGGCGATGACTACTATTCCTTCGAGCGGTCGGCCCACGCGATCGTCGGCCGGCGGGCCGGGGCCTCGTTCCGGTTGGGCGACCCGGTGCGGGTCGCCGTGGCGGCGGTCGACGTCGATTCGCGCGAGCTCGACTTCCGCTACCTCGGCAAGCCCAAGCCGGCCAGCGGCAAAGCGAGCAAGCGCGGCAAATCCGGCGGAGGGCGCAAAGGCCGCCCCCTCCCCGCCGAGAAGAAGAAACGCCCCTCCCAGGGCAAGAACCGCCGCGCCCGCGAGAAGGCCACGGCGGAGAACACCTCCGACGACGCCAAGAAGCCCCCCCGCAAGAAAAAGAAGACCTCCAAGAAGTCGGGGACCAACGCCTTCGGCAAGAAGAAGCCCGGAGCGAAGAAGCCTGGCGGCAAGCCGAAACGGAAAAAGGGGCTGTAG